The sequence GCATTAATTTCTTTCAACCATTTATTATAGTACTTTGCAATTGATGTATGTAGTAATAGCGGAAGAACATTAGATGAAGGGAAACAACTTCACTCTGCATTTCACTCTTTCTTGGACAGTTCCATTTCCATGATATCTTGGATCAGAAGATTCACGTTTTTGTGTGAAGAACCTCCTCCTTCCACAGCACTCTTAGCCATCTCCGCAAGCTCTTTTgcccttcttcttctctcttcagtCTCCTTGTTCTCTTCCATTAAATCTTTTATGGCATTcttcacttcttccttcttcaccaAAACCCCTGTTTCCTCTTCACCCCAATTCACAGGACTCTCCACTCCAACACTGACACCAACTCTCAATATTTCCACAACAAACATCTGATTGAAGAATTGATCGCCGAACAATGGCCATGTTAGCATTGGCACCCCGTCACATATTGCTTCTAAGGTCGAATTCCAACCACAGTGTGTTAAAAACCCTCCCACTGAAGGGTGCGACAGTATTAGTACCTGTGGAGCCCAACCTCTGATCAAGAGGCCACGACCATTAATTCTATGGTCAAAACCCGATTGCTTAATCCATTCATTCAGTTCTTCTGATTGGTTCCTTTCCCTGATGGCCCAAATGAATGGCCTATTAGATTCTTCCAAGGCCATAGCAAGCTCTATGAACTGCAAGGGAGTTAAATTGCACATGCTTCCAAGGCAGACATAAATAACAGAATTTGTTTCTTGCGAATCAAGCCACTTCATGAAACGTTCCTCGTCGATAGAGGCCCTGTTTCCTCTCCAAGCCTTGTCCGAGTGATCCTTGTTCCTAAGCGAAACCGGTCCAATGCACCACACTTTTCCGTTTTTCGCCTTCTTGAAGTCCCTTGCATAAGGTGGCTCCAACTCCTCGAAAGAATTTACCACCGTTCCATAGGCCGCCATTTCAGCCACTCCCATTTTATCAACAAACTCTTGCCACTTCCAATTCGTCGTAGCTCCCGGAAGC is a genomic window of Arachis ipaensis cultivar K30076 chromosome B06, Araip1.1, whole genome shotgun sequence containing:
- the LOC107604798 gene encoding UDP-glycosyltransferase 73C1, translated to MASQTHKQQLHFVVFPLMSPGHMLPMIDIATVLSHQDNVVVTVVTTPHNASRVSQTFSWASDSGLNLRLEQIEFPSEKAGFPQGCENFDMLPSMAMAYSFFSAASDLLQEPAEKLFEELTPKPNCIISDVGLPYTSHIAAKFNVPRISFYGVSCFCLSWNINVLTSNILDSVAKDSEYFPIPGIPHKIMVTKAQLPGATTNWKWQEFVDKMGVAEMAAYGTVVNSFEELEPPYARDFKKAKNGKVWCIGPVSLRNKDHSDKAWRGNRASIDEERFMKWLDSQETNSVIYVCLGSMCNLTPLQFIELAMALEESNRPFIWAIRERNQSEELNEWIKQSGFDHRINGRGLLIRGWAPQVLILSHPSVGGFLTHCGWNSTLEAICDGVPMLTWPLFGDQFFNQMFVVEILRVGVSVGVESPVNWGEEETGVLVKKEEVKNAIKDLMEENKETEERRRRAKELAEMAKSAVEGGGSSHKNVNLLIQDIMEMELSKKE